Proteins from a genomic interval of Stenotrophomonas sp. WZN-1:
- a CDS encoding chemotaxis protein CheW, translated as MNSTGILDDYLDELLGEAIAPAAAPLPAPISTDLAKATEAAAEREPTWDDLPAEVIYETETETETETVAAAPAVDNAALEAAFDAASAPVSVIDAEREPTWDDLPDEVIYETDAVVAAPAEDEAALEAAFEAAAAPASTAAAEREPTWDDLPDEVIHETAPAPAAAAANTGPEPTWDDLPDEVIYETDPADSHRLAHTDSPGLQAAFEAAAGGEDVPTPPPAVVAAPVAPPAARPAPAPAARAAATPPPRVAVDAPAGNRPGTWQELQAQAHQPVRSPHPQNRRAGERTSRWLRLRCGTQAYALELLKVQEVVLPVPLLPLRGTAAAMLGIMNLRGQVVPVMDLGLHLGAAAAEDDAQTRIVVLEEDGETIGLRVSAVEDVANLTDSQIEPPDTARICQISNDLFRGVARVSQRPMILLDATRLLS; from the coding sequence ATGAACAGCACCGGCATCCTCGACGACTACCTGGATGAACTGCTGGGCGAGGCGATCGCCCCGGCCGCCGCTCCCCTGCCCGCGCCGATCAGCACCGACCTGGCCAAGGCCACCGAAGCCGCCGCCGAACGCGAGCCGACCTGGGATGACCTGCCGGCCGAGGTGATCTACGAAACCGAAACCGAAACCGAAACCGAGACCGTCGCCGCCGCGCCTGCCGTGGACAACGCCGCACTGGAAGCCGCTTTCGACGCTGCCTCCGCGCCCGTCAGCGTGATCGATGCAGAACGCGAACCCACCTGGGACGATCTGCCGGACGAAGTGATCTACGAAACGGATGCCGTCGTCGCTGCCCCCGCCGAGGATGAGGCAGCGCTGGAGGCGGCCTTCGAGGCCGCCGCCGCACCGGCCAGCACCGCGGCCGCCGAACGCGAGCCGACCTGGGATGACCTGCCCGACGAAGTCATCCACGAAACCGCGCCGGCACCCGCTGCAGCCGCTGCGAACACCGGCCCGGAACCCACCTGGGACGATCTGCCGGACGAAGTGATCTACGAGACCGATCCGGCGGACAGCCATCGTCTCGCCCACACCGACAGCCCCGGCCTGCAGGCCGCCTTCGAGGCGGCCGCTGGTGGCGAAGACGTGCCTACGCCGCCGCCCGCCGTGGTCGCAGCGCCGGTGGCACCACCGGCGGCACGTCCTGCACCGGCCCCGGCCGCACGCGCCGCCGCCACACCGCCGCCGCGCGTCGCCGTCGATGCCCCCGCAGGCAACCGCCCCGGCACCTGGCAGGAGCTGCAGGCGCAGGCCCACCAACCGGTCCGCAGCCCGCATCCGCAGAACCGTCGCGCCGGCGAACGCACCTCGCGCTGGCTGCGCCTGCGCTGCGGCACCCAGGCCTATGCCCTGGAACTGCTGAAGGTCCAGGAGGTCGTGCTGCCGGTGCCGCTGCTGCCGTTGCGCGGCACCGCTGCGGCCATGCTGGGCATCATGAACCTGCGCGGCCAGGTGGTCCCGGTGATGGACCTGGGCCTGCACCTGGGCGCGGCCGCCGCCGAGGACGACGCGCAGACCCGCATCGTGGTGCTGGAAGAAGACGGCGAAACCATCGGCCTGCGCGTATCTGCGGTGGAAGATGTCGCCAACCTCACCGATTCGCAGATCGAGCCACCCGATACCGCACGCATCTGCCAGATTTCCAACGATCTGTTCCGTGGCGTGGCCCGGGTCAGCCAGCGCCCGATGATCCTGCTCGACGCCACCCGGCTGTTGAGCTGA
- a CDS encoding methyl-accepting chemotaxis protein codes for MKWFQDLPIARKLAVGFTLTTLMTLVLGAFALLRLSEANAQLREMADNDIPSVQHLGEARSQLGEFRTYELAQLSMLDQPEKVADYNKRMDDTAKAVHDELAAYSALPALDKERELYRAASTQLDRYFAANKAMREAVAAGDGVQAQQISDEQSRPARRDLFAAMKALGTHIAGQMDGKIADANATHRTSMIAIVSCIVLLSLVAAALATVISRAVTGPLGKAVHAIQAVARGDLSVSTQATSKDEAGKMLAATAEMTAMLRRFSEQTQLMAQMHAGPDISHRIPEDFPGVYGQLANGINTVIFEHLDAIVDAIEVLNQYATGNLAPDARRLPGSRAILHESMDAAKASLLAINTQIQQLASAAAAGDFSQRGDAQRFDHDFRVMIEQLNSMMQVADGNLGQLSQLLQSIAAGDLTARMDGQFNGVFARMRDDANTTVAQLTQIVGQIQASASSITLAAGEIASGNSDLSRRTEQQAANLEETAASMEELTSTVRQNAEHARQANQLAIGAHGVASQGGEVVGQVVTTMSAIEASSKKIAEIISVIDGIAFQTNILALNAAVEAARAGEQGRGFAVVASEVRTLAQRSAAAAKEIKGLIDDSVGKVAEGSSLVHQAGSTMGEIVASVQRVTDIMAEISAASQEQSAGIEQVNQTVVQMDETTQQNAALVEEATAAARAMEDQAVQLGEAVARFRLASQGATVAPARLTTAPQPRQVATAAPVARPAPARPLRASAAQPALAADGDWQEF; via the coding sequence ATGAAGTGGTTCCAAGATCTGCCCATCGCCCGCAAGCTGGCCGTGGGGTTCACCCTTACCACCCTGATGACCCTGGTCCTGGGCGCGTTCGCCCTGCTGCGCCTGAGCGAAGCCAACGCGCAGCTGCGCGAGATGGCCGACAACGATATCCCCTCTGTCCAGCACCTGGGCGAGGCGCGCTCGCAGCTCGGTGAGTTCCGCACCTACGAACTGGCCCAGCTGAGCATGCTCGACCAGCCGGAGAAGGTCGCCGACTACAACAAGCGCATGGACGACACCGCCAAAGCCGTACATGACGAACTGGCGGCGTACTCGGCGCTGCCGGCGCTGGACAAGGAGCGCGAACTGTATCGCGCGGCCAGCACGCAGCTGGATCGCTACTTCGCCGCCAACAAGGCGATGCGCGAAGCCGTGGCCGCCGGCGATGGCGTGCAGGCCCAGCAGATCTCCGATGAGCAGTCACGCCCGGCGCGTCGTGACCTGTTCGCTGCAATGAAGGCACTGGGCACCCACATCGCCGGGCAGATGGACGGCAAGATTGCCGACGCCAACGCCACCCATCGCACCAGCATGATCGCGATCGTCAGCTGCATCGTGCTGCTTTCGTTGGTGGCCGCCGCACTGGCCACGGTCATCTCGCGCGCCGTCACTGGCCCGCTGGGCAAGGCCGTGCATGCCATCCAGGCGGTTGCCCGCGGCGACCTCAGCGTCAGCACCCAGGCCACCAGCAAGGACGAAGCCGGCAAGATGCTGGCCGCCACCGCCGAGATGACCGCAATGCTGCGCCGTTTCAGCGAGCAGACCCAGTTGATGGCACAGATGCACGCTGGGCCGGACATCAGCCACCGCATTCCGGAAGATTTCCCGGGTGTCTATGGCCAGCTGGCCAACGGCATCAACACGGTGATCTTCGAACACCTCGATGCAATCGTCGATGCCATTGAAGTACTCAACCAGTACGCCACCGGCAACCTCGCCCCGGACGCCCGCCGCCTGCCGGGCAGCCGCGCGATCCTGCACGAGTCGATGGATGCGGCCAAGGCCAGCCTGCTGGCCATCAACACGCAGATCCAGCAGCTGGCCTCGGCAGCAGCCGCCGGTGACTTCAGCCAGCGCGGTGATGCGCAGCGTTTCGATCACGATTTCCGCGTGATGATCGAGCAGCTCAACAGCATGATGCAGGTGGCCGACGGCAACCTGGGCCAGCTTTCGCAGCTGCTGCAGTCGATCGCCGCCGGCGACCTGACCGCGCGCATGGACGGCCAGTTCAACGGTGTGTTCGCACGCATGCGTGACGACGCCAACACCACCGTCGCGCAGCTGACCCAGATCGTCGGCCAGATCCAGGCCAGTGCCTCCAGCATCACCCTCGCCGCTGGCGAGATCGCGTCGGGCAACAGCGATCTGTCGCGCCGCACCGAGCAGCAGGCTGCCAACCTCGAGGAAACCGCCGCGTCGATGGAGGAACTGACCTCCACCGTGCGCCAGAACGCCGAGCACGCCCGCCAGGCCAACCAGCTCGCCATCGGCGCGCATGGTGTCGCCTCGCAGGGCGGCGAGGTCGTCGGCCAGGTAGTCACCACCATGTCGGCCATCGAAGCCTCGTCGAAGAAGATCGCCGAGATCATTTCGGTCATCGACGGCATCGCCTTCCAGACCAACATCCTGGCGCTGAACGCCGCCGTGGAAGCCGCCCGTGCCGGTGAACAGGGCCGTGGTTTCGCCGTGGTCGCCAGCGAAGTGCGCACCCTCGCCCAGCGCTCGGCTGCTGCCGCGAAGGAGATCAAGGGACTGATCGACGATTCGGTCGGCAAGGTTGCCGAAGGCTCCAGCCTGGTCCACCAGGCCGGCAGCACCATGGGTGAGATCGTCGCCTCGGTGCAGCGCGTGACCGACATCATGGCCGAGATTTCCGCCGCCTCGCAGGAACAGTCGGCCGGCATCGAGCAGGTCAACCAGACCGTGGTGCAGATGGACGAAACCACCCAGCAGAATGCCGCACTGGTGGAAGAAGCCACTGCCGCCGCACGTGCGATGGAAGACCAGGCGGTGCAGCTGGGTGAAGCCGTGGCCCGCTTCCGGCTGGCATCGCAGGGCGCCACCGTCGCGCCGGCTCGCCTGACCACCGCGCCGCAGCCGCGCCAGGTGGCGACCGCAGCGCCGGTTGCCAGGCCCGCCCCCGCACGCCCGCTACGTGCATCGGCAGCGCAGCCGGCACTGGCCGCCGACGGCGACTGGCAGGAGTTCTGA
- a CDS encoding response regulator — translation MSARILVVDDSASMRQMVSFALTSAGFSVEEAEDGAVALGRAKGQRFNAVVTDVNMPNMDGIALIRELRQLPDYKFTPLLMLTTESAADKKSEGKAAGATGWLVKPFNPEQLVATVQKVLG, via the coding sequence ATGAGCGCACGTATCTTGGTGGTGGACGATTCGGCGTCGATGCGCCAGATGGTGTCCTTCGCCCTCACCTCGGCCGGTTTTTCCGTCGAAGAAGCCGAAGACGGCGCGGTAGCGCTCGGTCGCGCCAAGGGCCAGCGCTTCAATGCGGTGGTCACCGACGTCAACATGCCGAACATGGATGGCATCGCGCTGATCCGCGAACTGCGCCAGCTGCCGGACTACAAGTTCACCCCGCTGCTGATGCTGACCACCGAATCGGCCGCCGACAAGAAGTCCGAAGGCAAGGCCGCCGGTGCAACCGGTTGGCTGGTCAAGCCGTTCAATCCCGAACAGCTGGTCGCCACCGTGCAGAAAGTGCTGGGCTGA
- a CDS encoding chemotaxis protein CheA — MSMDLQRFHATFFEESREGLDAMEAGLLALESGQQDAEIINSVFRAAHSIKGGAGTFGFDAIAGLTHVLETLLDELRAGKRALEGHAVDAMLSSVDVLRALLREAEHGQAADPAAVAAVKARLEAVLSGQAAASAPAAAAAKVDDTPEAWQIGFTPAPSLFMSGNDPLRIIRELEHLGSLQVAARMDRLPGFAQLDPLEAHLAWDLGLVGKVPRSKIEDTFAWVLDDCELDIRPAAPPSLATQAPAAAASAPAAAAPPTPAAPAASGGASQEAETSIRVSVDKVDALINLVGELVITQAMLKQVSHALDPVHAESLFAGLDQLERNTRDLQEAVIGVRMLPVDAVFRRFPRLVRDLSSRLGKQVRLRTVGEGTELDKGLIEKIADPLVHLVRNSIDHGLEMPDVRRGAGKDETGTITLAASHQGGHIVIEVSDDGRGLDRAKILAKAHERGLAVPDNPTDSQVWDLIFQPGFSTADAVTDLSGRGVGMDVVRRNIQALGGEVQIESSLGAGTRTLIRLPLTLAILDGMTVAVAGETLILPLAYVLEALQPQAEDIRSMAGEGRVLRVRGEYLPILSLSEYYGYGNRAPGSESLVVVVEGDGQKIALEVDELVGQQQVVVKNIENNYRRIGGVSGATILGDGRVALIVDIGGLVRSLRMPQAA; from the coding sequence ATGAGCATGGACCTGCAACGCTTCCACGCCACCTTCTTCGAGGAGAGCCGCGAAGGCCTCGACGCGATGGAGGCTGGCCTGCTGGCCCTGGAATCGGGGCAGCAGGACGCGGAGATCATCAATTCAGTGTTCCGCGCTGCCCACTCGATCAAGGGCGGCGCCGGCACCTTCGGCTTCGACGCGATCGCCGGCCTGACCCACGTGCTGGAGACGCTGCTCGATGAGCTGCGCGCCGGCAAGCGGGCACTGGAAGGCCACGCCGTCGACGCCATGCTGTCCTCGGTGGACGTGCTGCGCGCCCTGCTGCGCGAAGCCGAACACGGCCAGGCTGCCGACCCCGCCGCAGTCGCCGCGGTGAAGGCACGCCTGGAAGCGGTTCTTTCCGGCCAGGCCGCAGCGAGCGCCCCGGCGGCCGCCGCCGCCAAGGTGGACGATACGCCGGAAGCCTGGCAGATCGGCTTCACCCCGGCACCGTCGCTGTTCATGAGCGGCAATGATCCTCTGCGCATCATCCGCGAACTGGAACACCTCGGTTCGCTGCAGGTCGCCGCGCGCATGGACCGCCTGCCGGGCTTCGCCCAGCTCGATCCGCTCGAAGCCCACCTGGCGTGGGACCTGGGCCTGGTCGGCAAGGTGCCGCGCAGCAAGATCGAAGACACCTTCGCCTGGGTACTGGACGACTGCGAACTGGACATCCGTCCGGCCGCGCCGCCGAGCCTGGCGACCCAGGCGCCGGCCGCGGCTGCTTCCGCTCCGGCGGCAGCAGCCCCCCCCACTCCCGCCGCGCCTGCCGCCAGCGGTGGTGCCAGCCAGGAAGCGGAAACCTCGATCCGCGTCAGCGTCGACAAGGTCGATGCGCTGATCAACCTGGTCGGCGAACTGGTCATCACCCAGGCCATGCTCAAGCAGGTCTCGCACGCGCTGGACCCGGTCCACGCCGAGAGCCTGTTCGCCGGCCTGGACCAGCTTGAACGCAACACCCGCGACCTGCAGGAAGCGGTGATCGGCGTGCGCATGCTGCCGGTCGATGCAGTGTTCCGCCGCTTCCCGCGCCTGGTCCGCGACCTGTCCAGCCGCCTCGGCAAGCAGGTGCGCCTGCGCACCGTCGGCGAAGGCACCGAGCTGGACAAGGGCCTGATCGAGAAGATCGCCGATCCGCTGGTGCACCTGGTTCGCAACTCGATCGACCACGGCCTGGAAATGCCTGACGTGCGTCGCGGCGCGGGCAAGGACGAAACCGGCACGATCACCCTGGCGGCCTCGCACCAGGGCGGCCACATCGTCATCGAAGTCAGCGACGACGGTCGCGGCCTGGACCGTGCCAAGATCCTGGCCAAGGCCCACGAACGCGGCCTGGCGGTGCCGGACAACCCGACCGATTCGCAGGTCTGGGACCTGATCTTCCAGCCCGGTTTCTCCACTGCCGATGCAGTGACCGATCTGTCCGGGCGTGGCGTCGGCATGGACGTGGTCCGCCGCAACATCCAGGCACTGGGGGGCGAGGTGCAGATCGAAAGCAGCCTCGGCGCCGGCACCCGCACGCTGATCCGCCTGCCGCTGACCCTGGCCATCCTCGATGGCATGACCGTGGCGGTGGCCGGTGAAACCCTGATCCTGCCGCTGGCCTATGTGCTTGAGGCGTTGCAGCCGCAGGCCGAGGACATCCGCAGCATGGCCGGCGAAGGCCGCGTGCTGCGCGTGCGCGGCGAGTATCTGCCGATCCTGTCGCTGAGCGAGTACTACGGCTACGGCAACCGCGCACCCGGCAGCGAATCGCTGGTGGTGGTGGTCGAAGGCGATGGCCAGAAGATCGCACTGGAAGTGGACGAGCTGGTTGGCCAGCAGCAGGTAGTGGTGAAGAACATCGAGAACAACTACCGCCGCATCGGCGGGGTGTCCGGTGCCACCATCCTCGGCGACGGCCGCGTCGCGTTGATCGTCGACATCGGCGGGCTGGTGCGTTCGCTGCGGATGCCGCAGGCCGCCTGA
- a CDS encoding chemotaxis protein CheA, translated as MSAVSDDITADFIIEAQEILDRLGEQLVSLEQAPQDTEQLNAVFRGYHTLKGGAGFLGVTAMVELCHAAEEALGAARAGQAVLQAHHFDAAQQSLDYLQSMLDAVSTGTEPGYAPPDLIAQFDVHGGAVAAPAAAAAPAAGGSDLITDDEFEALLDQLHGGNAPTAVAPAKKADDGLISEDEFEALLDQLHGGAAPGAKPATPAAVAPAPIAAPRPAAAPAPAAKPAAKPLAEAEHTVRVDTKRLDAIVNLIGELVLSRNRLKTLRARLRDEELDRAVSTLDIATARLQSAVMRTRMQPVGKVFSRFPKVARDVARSLKKEVDLELIGAETELDRNLVEALADPLVHLVRNAIDHGVEMPDLREAQGKPRMGHVRLSAQQEGDYVSIEVQDDGAGIDPEKLRAKAREKGLIDPEAAARLSSEECLHLVFLPGFSTKQQVTDISGRGVGMDVVQSRIRELSGQIQIQSELGRGSRFLIRVPLTLAILPTLLVQAGEDVYALPLARVMEVLHAPPTSLGWFDGRAVLDRRSHTLPLVDLRQWLDVTPAASTLLTIVVLQAGEARFGLVVDQVRGREEVVIKPLPKALRGLRGYAGATLIGDGRMALILDVDGLRSPHD; from the coding sequence ATGAGCGCGGTATCCGACGACATCACTGCCGATTTCATCATCGAGGCACAGGAAATCCTGGATCGCCTCGGCGAACAGCTGGTGTCGCTGGAGCAGGCACCGCAGGACACCGAACAGCTCAACGCGGTGTTCCGGGGCTACCACACGCTCAAGGGCGGTGCCGGCTTCCTCGGCGTCACCGCCATGGTCGAGCTGTGCCACGCCGCTGAGGAAGCGCTGGGCGCAGCACGTGCCGGCCAGGCCGTGCTGCAGGCCCATCACTTCGATGCCGCCCAGCAATCGCTGGACTACCTGCAGTCGATGCTGGATGCCGTGTCTACCGGCACCGAGCCGGGCTATGCACCGCCGGACCTGATCGCCCAGTTCGACGTGCATGGCGGTGCCGTGGCTGCACCCGCTGCCGCAGCAGCACCCGCTGCGGGCGGCAGCGACCTGATCACCGACGACGAATTCGAGGCCCTGCTCGACCAGCTGCACGGCGGCAACGCACCGACTGCGGTGGCGCCGGCAAAGAAGGCCGACGACGGGCTGATCAGCGAAGACGAGTTCGAAGCCCTGCTCGACCAGCTGCACGGTGGCGCCGCACCTGGCGCCAAGCCTGCGACTCCGGCTGCGGTAGCACCGGCACCGATCGCCGCCCCGCGCCCGGCGGCCGCACCGGCACCGGCGGCCAAGCCGGCCGCCAAGCCGCTGGCCGAAGCCGAACACACCGTGCGCGTGGACACCAAGCGCCTGGATGCGATCGTCAACCTGATCGGCGAACTGGTGCTGTCGCGCAACCGGCTCAAGACCCTGCGTGCGCGCCTGCGCGACGAAGAACTGGACCGCGCCGTGTCCACCCTGGACATCGCCACCGCGCGCCTGCAGTCGGCGGTGATGCGCACCCGCATGCAGCCGGTGGGCAAGGTGTTCTCGCGCTTCCCCAAGGTCGCCCGCGACGTCGCCCGCTCGCTGAAGAAGGAAGTGGACCTGGAGCTGATCGGCGCCGAGACCGAGCTCGACCGCAACCTGGTCGAAGCGCTGGCCGACCCGCTGGTGCACCTGGTCCGCAATGCCATCGACCATGGCGTGGAAATGCCCGACCTGCGCGAAGCACAGGGCAAGCCACGGATGGGCCATGTGCGGTTGTCGGCACAGCAGGAAGGTGACTACGTCAGCATCGAGGTGCAGGACGATGGCGCCGGCATCGATCCGGAAAAGCTGCGTGCGAAGGCGCGCGAGAAGGGCCTGATCGATCCGGAAGCCGCCGCCCGCCTGAGCAGCGAGGAGTGCCTGCACCTGGTGTTCCTGCCCGGCTTCTCGACCAAGCAGCAGGTCACGGATATTTCCGGCCGCGGCGTTGGCATGGATGTGGTGCAGTCGCGCATCCGCGAGCTGAGTGGCCAGATCCAGATCCAGTCGGAGCTCGGCCGCGGCAGCCGCTTCCTGATCCGCGTGCCGCTCACCCTGGCGATCCTGCCGACCCTGCTGGTGCAGGCCGGCGAGGACGTCTATGCGCTGCCGCTGGCGCGTGTGATGGAAGTGCTGCACGCACCGCCCACCTCGCTGGGCTGGTTCGATGGCCGCGCCGTGCTCGACCGCCGGTCGCACACGCTGCCGCTGGTCGATCTGCGCCAGTGGCTGGATGTGACGCCCGCTGCGTCGACCCTGCTGACGATCGTGGTGCTGCAGGCCGGTGAAGCGCGCTTCGGCCTGGTCGTGGACCAGGTGCGCGGGCGCGAGGAAGTGGTCATCAAGCCGCTGCCGAAAGCCCTGCGCGGCCTACGCGGTTACGCCGGTGCCACCTTGATCGGCGATGGTCGCATGGCGCTGATCCTGGATGTGGACGGCCTGCGCAGCCCGCACGACTGA
- a CDS encoding ParA family protein — translation MRIWAVANQKGGVGKTTTTLALGRGLAALGHRVLLIDLDPHASLSRAFGVPVDPPPAGVLELFGAPPADLASLCHASNIHGLDYVCAQSALATLERRSANQPGLGLALQNALARHQGQHDYILLDCAPTLGLLMINALAAADRLIIPTQAEPLALHGLDGMVRTGEMVERSRRRPLPISILPTLFDRRTRAGNESLRTMQDRHGGRVWEDAIPIDTRISNAAGLTLPSVGEDYPGRGLAAYRRALNWILGEDARALEQAA, via the coding sequence ATGCGCATCTGGGCAGTCGCCAACCAGAAGGGCGGAGTCGGCAAGACCACCACCACCCTCGCCCTCGGCCGCGGCCTGGCCGCGCTCGGCCATCGCGTGCTGCTGATCGACCTCGATCCGCATGCCTCGCTCAGCCGCGCCTTCGGCGTGCCGGTGGATCCGCCGCCGGCCGGCGTGCTGGAATTGTTCGGCGCCCCGCCGGCCGACCTTGCCAGCCTGTGCCATGCCAGCAACATCCATGGCCTGGACTACGTCTGCGCACAGTCCGCGCTGGCCACGCTGGAGCGCCGCAGCGCCAACCAGCCCGGCCTCGGCCTGGCCCTGCAGAACGCCTTGGCGCGCCACCAGGGCCAGCACGACTACATCCTGCTGGACTGCGCACCGACCCTCGGCCTGCTGATGATCAACGCGCTGGCCGCAGCTGATCGCCTGATCATCCCGACCCAGGCCGAGCCGCTGGCCCTGCACGGTCTGGATGGCATGGTCCGCACCGGCGAGATGGTCGAACGTTCGCGCCGCCGCCCGTTGCCGATCTCGATCCTGCCGACCCTGTTCGACCGCCGCACGCGCGCCGGCAACGAGTCGCTGCGCACCATGCAGGACCGCCATGGCGGCCGCGTGTGGGAAGACGCGATTCCGATCGATACCCGCATCAGCAACGCGGCGGGCCTGACCCTGCCGAGCGTCGGCGAGGACTACCCGGGCCGTGGCCTGGCTGCCTACCGGCGCGCCTTGAACTGGATCCTCGGCGAGGATGCCCGCGCCCTGGAGCAGGCCGCATGA
- a CDS encoding flagellar motor protein: MDRLSLIGLFLALASLVGGSILKGAGLASLWSPAAFVIVIVGTVAAILLHTSPAVFKHAFKIVRWVVRPPHSDRRELIQQIVEWSNIARRQGLLGLESQVEAQQDPFLRKGLQLLVDGVEPESMRHMLEIELGSQEHQDQAGAKVFEAMGIYAPTLGIIGAVLGLIAVMKNLADPSKLGHGIAAAFTATIYGIASANLLFLPIAAKLKSVISHNTRDREMVIEGLISIAQGENPRNIETNLSGFLH; encoded by the coding sequence ATGGATAGACTCAGCCTCATTGGACTCTTTCTCGCCCTGGCCTCGCTGGTCGGTGGCAGCATCCTCAAGGGCGCCGGCCTGGCGTCGTTGTGGTCGCCTGCGGCATTCGTGATCGTCATCGTCGGCACCGTCGCCGCGATCCTGCTGCACACCTCGCCGGCGGTGTTCAAGCATGCGTTCAAGATCGTGCGCTGGGTCGTGCGCCCGCCGCACAGTGATCGCCGCGAGCTGATCCAGCAGATCGTCGAGTGGAGCAACATCGCCCGCCGCCAGGGCCTGCTGGGCCTGGAATCGCAGGTGGAAGCACAGCAGGACCCGTTCCTGCGCAAGGGCCTGCAGCTGCTGGTGGACGGCGTCGAGCCCGAATCGATGCGGCACATGCTGGAAATCGAACTGGGCAGCCAGGAACACCAGGACCAGGCCGGTGCCAAGGTCTTCGAAGCGATGGGCATCTACGCACCGACGCTCGGCATCATCGGCGCCGTGCTGGGCCTGATCGCGGTGATGAAGAACCTGGCCGACCCCAGCAAGCTCGGCCACGGCATCGCGGCTGCGTTCACCGCAACGATCTACGGCATCGCCTCGGCCAACCTGCTGTTCCTGCCGATCGCCGCCAAGCTCAAGAGCGTGATCTCGCACAACACGCGCGACCGCGAAATGGTCATCGAGGGCCTGATCTCGATCGCCCAGGGCGAGAACCCGCGCAACATCGAAACCAACCTCTCCGGCTTCCTGCACTGA
- a CDS encoding flagellar brake protein, whose translation MSDGNDTAVHDVHAADAADERFLVRNPRQLRQLLRSLIDQRSLINAHIDGRDRSFPTALLDLDEDEDYLLLDGSPQEASNRAAEQADHLLCFAQLERVLVRFRLHELQRVDNDGHVAFRAPLPDELVHLQRRELYRLETPVTDSPQLLLPPGEARAEALSMRVVDISGGGLAVVVPNDCAVFGLQKRYPAQLSLPDGPDLDIELVVCNLLPQRQPNGIEVKRVGMRFESLPRGADSAIQRYIFRIDRQRKARRNGEL comes from the coding sequence ATGTCCGACGGCAACGACACTGCAGTGCATGATGTCCACGCGGCTGATGCCGCCGACGAACGCTTCCTGGTCCGCAACCCGCGCCAGCTGCGCCAGCTGCTGCGCTCGCTGATCGACCAGCGATCACTGATCAATGCGCATATCGACGGCCGCGACCGCTCGTTCCCTACCGCGTTGCTTGATCTCGACGAGGACGAGGACTACCTGCTGCTCGATGGCAGCCCGCAGGAAGCCTCCAACCGCGCCGCCGAACAGGCCGACCACCTGCTGTGCTTCGCCCAGCTCGAACGCGTGCTGGTGCGGTTCCGCCTGCACGAACTGCAGCGCGTGGACAACGACGGCCACGTGGCCTTCCGCGCCCCGCTGCCAGACGAACTGGTGCACCTGCAGCGCCGCGAACTGTACCGGCTGGAGACGCCGGTCACTGATTCGCCGCAGCTGCTGCTGCCGCCCGGCGAAGCGCGGGCAGAAGCGCTGTCGATGCGGGTGGTGGACATCAGCGGTGGCGGCCTGGCCGTGGTGGTCCCCAATGACTGTGCGGTGTTTGGTCTGCAGAAGCGCTATCCGGCGCAGTTGTCGCTGCCGGACGGCCCCGACCTGGATATCGAACTGGTGGTCTGCAACCTGCTGCCGCAGCGCCAGCCCAATGGCATCGAGGTCAAGCGCGTGGGCATGCGCTTTGAAAGCCTGCCGCGCGGCGCCGACAGCGCCATCCAGCGCTACATCTTCCGCATCGACCGCCAGCGCAAGGCCCGCCGCAACGGCGAGCTGTAA
- a CDS encoding STAS domain-containing protein, with translation MSTVELGGDLGIESTTELKNRLAPLVEQAGELTLDASQVARIHTAAVQVLCAFVQARREAGLGTGFHGCTPTFRDAARLLGVTQALGLDVTHDNLKSVENAA, from the coding sequence ATGAGCACTGTCGAACTGGGTGGGGATCTCGGCATCGAGAGCACTACCGAGCTCAAGAACCGCCTCGCCCCCCTGGTGGAGCAGGCAGGCGAGCTGACCCTGGATGCCAGCCAGGTCGCCCGCATCCACACGGCCGCCGTGCAGGTGCTGTGTGCGTTCGTACAGGCGCGCCGCGAGGCAGGCCTGGGCACCGGCTTCCACGGTTGCACCCCAACCTTCCGTGACGCCGCGCGCCTGCTGGGCGTCACCCAGGCCCTGGGCCTGGACGTAACCCATGACAACCTGAAATCTGTGGAGAACGCTGCATGA